In Turicibacter sanguinis, a genomic segment contains:
- a CDS encoding phosphatidylinositol-specific phospholipase C/glycerophosphodiester phosphodiesterase family protein → MKEYIKKNKLIILGVLLGITACGLAILIYMMDQTIKQLEEKSHTQNTMLDEYEAVITDYSDMLCKYEMDIEHLTTPMSKEELVYIAHAMGGIDGYPYTNSIEAFKDNYDKGFRVFEVDLLFTSDGELVARHEWSESDYERFEQLDLIDLSSIEKNERDEYVPTLEQFLSMKINGQYSPMTFEDIIKLLQEYDDVVFVTDTKWADEDSVKQSFTAIVEQVTAVDETLLSRIIPQLYTLEMFDMVEEIYEFDRYIYTMYQETHRSNYEVIEFINENEEIVFVTMPQFFASLWGDPRFDLLNQLQYLKKPMFFHTINDDVTLEELLYYGASGVYTDELIYEGDMHQKTCQYASVIKEREGEENEAK, encoded by the coding sequence ATGAAAGAGTATATCAAAAAAAATAAGCTAATCATATTGGGCGTTTTATTGGGGATTACAGCGTGTGGATTAGCCATTTTAATTTATATGATGGATCAAACCATTAAGCAACTTGAAGAAAAAAGTCATACACAAAATACAATGTTAGATGAATATGAAGCCGTTATTACCGATTATTCAGATATGCTTTGTAAGTATGAAATGGATATTGAGCATTTAACAACCCCTATGTCTAAAGAAGAATTAGTATATATTGCTCATGCAATGGGCGGAATTGATGGGTATCCTTATACAAATTCTATTGAAGCATTTAAAGATAATTATGATAAAGGATTTAGAGTTTTCGAAGTAGACCTACTCTTTACGAGTGATGGAGAATTAGTTGCCCGTCATGAGTGGTCAGAAAGCGATTATGAGCGATTTGAACAACTCGACTTAATTGATTTATCATCGATTGAAAAAAATGAACGTGATGAATATGTTCCAACATTAGAACAATTTTTAAGTATGAAAATCAATGGTCAATATAGCCCCATGACTTTTGAAGATATCATTAAATTATTACAAGAGTATGATGATGTGGTATTTGTTACAGATACAAAATGGGCAGATGAAGACAGTGTAAAACAATCATTTACTGCTATTGTTGAACAGGTAACGGCAGTTGATGAGACTTTGTTATCTCGAATTATTCCACAACTTTATACGCTTGAAATGTTCGATATGGTAGAAGAAATTTATGAATTCGATCGTTATATCTATACCATGTATCAGGAAACTCATCGCTCGAATTATGAAGTCATTGAGTTTATTAATGAAAATGAAGAAATTGTATTTGTAACGATGCCACAATTTTTTGCTTCATTATGGGGAGATCCAAGATTTGATCTTTTAAATCAATTGCAGTATCTAAAAAAACCAATGTTCTTCCATACCATTAATGATGATGTCACACTAGAAGAATTGTTATACTATGGGGCAAGTGGTGTGTATACGGATGAATTAATTTATGAAGGCGATATGCATCAAAAAACATGTCAATATGCTTCGGTAATCAAGGAAAGAGAAGGTGAAGAAAATGAAGCTAAATAA